The genomic region TTCCCGGACGCCAGGGTAAGTAATAGCATTGTGCCGTGCCATCGGGCAAAGACTGCATGAACCTTGTTATCGCCGAAAAATCATCGTCTTACCGTGCAAAACCACATGCACGACGATCCGGAGTGGCGCACACTTCCTGCCCGCGGTAATTTCACAATGCCACGAAGGCCCGGCTATTGTGCCGATCCCCTTCAGCACTTACCAGTAGGCTGCGTGGCGAGTTCCGAGCCCTGACTTGACCGGGCCCGCCGCACCGTTCACGCGGTGCCTTTTTCGGATTGATTGAGATGAGCCAACATTTTCAACACGATGTGCTGGTGATTGGCAGTGGTGCCGCCGGCCTGAGCCTGGCGCTGACCTTGCCGGGCCACCTGCGCATTGCCGTGCTGAGCAAGGGCGACCTGGCCAACGGCTCGACCTTCTGGGCCCAGGGCGGGGTCGCGGCGGTACTGGACGATACCGACACGGTGCAATCCCACGTCGAGGATACCCTCAACGCGGGCGGCGGCCTGTGCCATGAGGACGCGGTACGTTTTACCGTCGAGCACAGCCGCGAGGCCATCCAATGGCTGATCGACCAGGGCGTACCCTTTACCCGCGACGAGAATGCCAAGGTCGACGACGGCGGTTTCGAGTTCCATCTGACCCGCGAGGGCGGCCACAGCCATCGGCGCATCATCCACGCCGCCGATGCCACCGGCGCGGCGATCTTCAAGACCCTGCTGGAACAGGCCCGGCAGCGCCCGAATATCGAACTGCTGGAACAGCGCGTGGCCGTCGACCTGATCACCGAGAAACGCCTGGGCCTGGACGGCGAGCGCTGCCTGGGCGCCTACGTGCTCGATCGCAGCACCGGTGAGGTCGATACCCATGGCGCGCGCTTCACCATTCTGGCCTCGGGCGGCGCGGCCAAGGTCTACCTCTATACCAGCAACCCCGACGGTGCCTGCGGTGACGGCATCGCCATGGCCTGGCGCTCGGGCTGCCGGGTGGCGAACCTGGAGTTCAACCAGTTCCATCCGACCTGCCTGTATCACCCGCAGGCCAAGAGCTTTTTGATCACCGAAGCCCTGCGTGGCGAAGGCGCGCATCTCAAGCTGCCGAATGGCGAACGCTTCATGCCGCGTTTCGATCCGAGGGCGGAACTGGCGCCACGGGATATCGTCGCCCGGGCCATCGACCATGAAATGAAGCGCCTGGGGATCGACTGCGTCTACCTGGACATCAGCCACAAACCCGAAGCCTTCATCAAGACGCACTTCCCGACGGTGTACGAACGCTGCCTGGCGTTTTCCATCGACATCACCCGCCAGCCGATCCCGGTGGTGCCTGCCGCGCACTACACCTGCGGTGGCATCCTCGTCGACCAGCAGGGCCGCACCGATGTCCCCGGCCTGTATGCAATCGGCGAAACCAGCTTCACCGGCCTGCATGGCGCCAATCGCATGGCCAGCAACTCGCTGCTCGAGTGCTTCGTCTATGCCCGTTCGGCGGCAGCCGACATCCTCCGGCAACTGCCCGAGATCGCCCAGCCCACGGCCCTGCCCAGCTGGGATGCGAGCCAGGTCACCGACTCCGATGAAGACGTGATCATCGCCCACAACTGGGACGAGTTGCGGCGTTTCATGTGGGACTACGTGGGCATCGTGCGGACCAACAAGCGCCTGCAACGGGCACAACACCGGGTGCGCCTGCTGCTCGACGAGATCGATGAGTTCTACAGCAACTACAAGGTCAGCCGCGACCTGATCGAACTGCGCAACCTGGCCCAGGTGGCGGAGCTGATGATCCGCTCCGCCATGGAGCGCAAGGAAAGCCGGGGCTTGCACTACACCCTCGACTACCCGGACCTGCTCCCCGAGGCGCTGGACACTATCCTGGTACCGCCCACCTACGTCGGCTGAACTTGAGCCGCACGCGCAGGCGCCGATGCACATCGGGCGCCAGCGCGTCGCGGGGCACGCAGACCGAGCGCGGCAGCCAGTCTGCGCGTCGACGAAAACGCAGCACCACCAACCAGGGCAAGGCCAGGCTGTCGCGGTGCAACTGCACCGGCTGCCAGCCGTCTGCCCGGCTCCAGAGTTGCCAGCCCTGCTCGTCACGACGCAGTCCGGTCACCGCCGACGCATGATTCAACAGGATGTGTCGCGGCAGCACCCAGGCAGCCTGCAACAGGCACGCAAACGCCCCGGACAGGCTTGCCCAGAACGGGATATCCAGCAGGAGCAACGACAACAGCGAGAGGCACAAGGCCCCGAGATAGGCCGCCAGCAACAGCCGTGAGGCCTGCCAGCGGCATTCGAAGCGATTACTTGGGCTGAACACGATCCAGGATCATGCGCACCATGCGCTGCAGCTCAGGGTCCGGCGACTCGGCACGTTCCATGAACCAGCCGAACATGTCCTGATCCTCGCACTCGAGCAGATTGCGATAGCACTCGCGGTCGACGTCATTCAGGTGCGGGTACACCTCCTTGACGAAGGGGACCAGCAGCACGTCCAGCTCCAGCATGCCGCGACGGCTGTGCCAATAGAGGCGGTTGAGTTCTACATCTTCGACCATGGAACACTCCTCGAATTTGCGCGCAAGTATACAGGCCTGATCGTCACCGCACAGTCGGCTTTGGTCGGCATGGCACCGCGCTTTGTAAACTATCCATTTCCAGGGCACCCCTCTATGATGTGTACCAGACCTTTTCATGCTGCGAAGACCCATGGCCGATTCCGCTTTTTTCTGTAGCCTTTCCCACGAAGGCGTTCTCGCCGTCCGCGGCGCCGATGCCAGCAAGTTCCTGCAAGGCCAATTGACCTGCAACCTCAATTACCTCAGCGACACCCATACCAGCCTCGGCGCGCGCTGCACGCAAAAAGGCCGCATGCAATCGAGCTTTCGCATCCTGCTCGAAGGCGATGGGGTGTTGCTGGCCATGGCCAGCGAGCTGCTTGAGCCCCAGTTGGCGGACCTGAAAAAGTATGCGGTGTTCTCCAAGTCCAAGCTCAGCGATGAAAGCGCCGGCTGGGTCCGTTTCGGCCTCGGCGACGCCGACGCCGTTCTGGCCAGCCTGGGTCTGGAGTTGCCACACGACAACGACAGCGCGGTCCGTGCCAATGGCCTGATCGCGGTACGCGTATCGCCCGGGCGCAGCGAACTCTGGGTGCCGGCGGCGCAGGCCGAATCGGTACGGGCCCAACTGACCAGTCATCTGCGCGAAGCCGACCTCAATACCTGGCTGCTCGGCCAGGTTCGTGCCGGCATCGGCCAGGTCATGCCACAGACCCGCGAGCTGTTCATCCCGCAGATGCTCAACCTGCAGGCCGTCGGCGGCGTCAGCTTCAAGAAAGGTTGCTACACCGGCCAGGAAATCGTCGCGCGCATGCAGTACCTGGGCAAGCTCAAGCGCCGCCTGTATCGCCTGGAGCTGAGCGCCGAGCAACTGCCGCAACCGGGTGCCGAACTGTTTTCGCCGTCTCATAACAGCGCCATCGGTGAGGTGGTGATCGCGGCCAGGGCCGAAGACGGTATCGAACTGCTGGCTGTGCTGCAGGCTGAAGCGGCCGAAGAAGGCACTGTCCACCTGGGCGATCTGCAAGGCCCCGTACTGGCACTGCTGGATCTGCCTTATCAACTGGACCGCGACCGCGAAATCCAGCGTTAATCGCACCGCTGTAGAGACCACGAATGAACAAGCTGGCGGATAAGGTCCTGCGGGACTTGGTAGCAGCCATCGATAACGATGACCTGGTGCTGCCCACGCTGCCGGAGGTCGCCCTGAAGATTCGCGAGGCGGCCGAAGATCCGGAGATCAGCGTCAGCACCTTGAGCAAGGTGATCGGCGGCGATACTGCGTTGTCGGCGCGCCTGATCAAGGTGGTCAACAGCCCGTTACTGCGTGCCAGCCATGAAGTGACCGATCTGTATACCGCCATCACCCGATTGGGGGTGAACTACAGCAGTAACCTGGCGATCGGCCTGGTGATGGAGCAGATCTTCCATGCCCGCTCCGAGGTAGTCGAACAGAAGATGCGCGATATCTGGCGCAAGAGCCTGGAAATCGCCGGCATCTGCTACGTACTGTGTCGCGACTTCACCCAGCTCAAGCCGGATCAGGCCGCCCTCGGCGGGTTGGTACACCAGATCGGCGCGCTACCGATCCTGACGTATGCCGAGGATCATTACGAACTGCTGGCCGACCCGCTGAGCCTGGATCATATGATCGACAGCATTCACCCGATACTGGGTGACAAGCTGCTACGGGTGTGGGACTTCCCCAAGCGACTGGCCACGCTGCCGGGCCAGTACCTGGACCTGCAACGCGACAGCGCGAGCCTGGATTACGTCGACCTGGTGCAGATCGCCACGGTGTTCTGCCACCAGGGCACGACGCAGGCCTTCGCCCATGTCGAGCCGAGCAGTCTGCCGGCCTTTCGCAAACTGGGGCTCGACCCGAACAGCGAGGCCTGGATCGAGAAGCTCAATGATGCGCGGATGATGCTCAACTGACTTGGCCTTCAGGCCAGGTCTGACGAGCGGGCCTGCACGCGTTGCAGGTGGGCTCTTGCTGCCGGCCAGAGATACCGCACGTCCAGGTTTCAGGGCCGCTTTGCGGCACAGCACGGGCAAGCCCGCTCGCCACAGGTTCTGAGCAAGACACTGAGCGTGCGGTCAACCGGCGATGAAACTTACCCGCACCTTCAAGCCACACGGCTCGCCATCATGCAGGCTGATCTGCGCCAGATGCGCCCGGCAGATTTCACCGACAATCGCCAGACCCAGACCCGAACCCAGGCCTTGCTGGTTACGACGGTAGAAGCGCTCGAACACCCGATCGCGTTCTTCCAGCGGAATGCCCGGACCATCGTCTTCCACTTCCAGCACGGCGGGCGCACTGACCCGCAGGATCACATTGCCGCCGGCCGGCGTGTGGGCCAGTGCGTTGTCCACCAGGTTGCTGAGCAGTTCGTTGAGCAAGGTCGGCTCCCCCCGCAACCACACCGGATCGTCCGCCTCCAGCGCCAGGGCCACGCCACGGGCATGGGCCAGCGGCGCCATGGCCATGCCCAGTTCTCGCGCCAGTTGGCTCAGGTCGAGCCGTTGCGCGCCACCCTCGGCAATCGCCCGCGCACCGTTCTCCACCCGCGCCATGGACAGTAACTGATTGGCCAGGTGAGTCAGTCGATCGGTACCCTGGGCTGCGGTTTCCAGGGTGCTGCGCCAGGTGTCGGCGTCGGAGGCGCGCAAGCCCAGTTCCAGGCGCGCTTTCAAGGCCGCCAACGGCGTACGCAGTTCGTGGGCGGCATCGGCGATGAACTGCCCCTGGCGCTCGAACTGCCGACGCAGGCGCTCGGTGAAATGGTTGAGCGAGCGCACCAGCGGCCCCAGTTCATGCTGCACCTCCACCAGCGGCAAGGGCCGCAGGTCGTCCGGCTGGCGCTCTTCCACCGCCGTGCGCAAACGCTCCAGCGGTCGCAGCGCCGCACTCACGGCAAACCACACCAGCAGCAGCGCGCCCACCGCCAGCATGCCCAGGCGCAGCAAGGTGTCGGCCATCAGGCTGCGTGCCATGTTGACTCGCGCCTCATCGGTTTCGGCCACGCGGATTTCCGCCATGCCGTTCATGTTCGGCTCGCTGACCGCCTTGAGCAGGCTCACCACCCGCACGTTCTGCCCGCGATACTGGGCGTCGTAGAACCGTGCCAGGGCCGGATAATCATCGGTGCGCGGCGTGCCGGGCGGTGGCGGCGGAAGGTTTTCGTAGCCGGAAATCGGCTGCCGGTGAATGTCGTTGACCTGATAGTAGATCCGCCCGGCGCTGTCGTAGGCGAAGGTGTCGAGCGCCACATAGGGCACATCGGCGCTGAGGGTGCCATCGCGCTGCGACAGGCCGGCGGCAATGGTCCGGGCCGAGGCCAGCAGGGTTCGGTCATAGGCGGTGTCGGCCGCCTCGCGTCCGTTCCAGTAGGCACTCAGGCCACTGGCGAGCATCAGCAGCACCAACAACAACGCAAGGTTCCACAGCAACCGCCAACGCAGGCTGCTGGGCTTATGCATCACGGGCTTCCAGCAGATAACCGAGGCCACGGAAGGTCACGATAGCCACCGCATGGCCGTCGAGTTTCTTGCGCAAGCGATGCACATAGATTTCGATGGCGTCGGCGCTGGCTTCCTCGTCCAGACCAAAGACCTGGGATGCCAGTTGCTCCTTGCTCATCACCCGGCCTGGGCGGGCGATCAGCGCTTCCAGCACCGCCTGCTCGCGCGAGGTCAGGGTCAGCAGTTCGTCACCGAGGGTGAAACGTCGGGTATCCAGGTCATAGACCAGCACACCGCAGCGTTGCTGGCGCTCGCCACCCAGCACACTACGCCGCAGCAACGCCTTGACCCGCGCTTCGAGTTCGGTGAGTTCGAACGGCTTGGCCAGGTAATCGTCGGCCCCCAGGTTGAGGCCATGGACCCGGTCCTTCACATCGCTGCGGGCGGTCAGCATCAGTACCGGCAGGTTTTTCCCGCGTGCCCGCAAGCGTGCCAGTACCTCGAAGCCATCCATGCGCGGCAGGCCGACATCAAGGATTGCCACCGCATAGTCCTCGCTGCTCAGGGCCAGGTCAGCAGCGACCCCGTCATGCAGGACGTCCACCGTCAAACCGGTACTCTTGAGGGCCTGGGCGACGCTTTCGGCCAACTGCAGGTGGTCTTCGACCAGAAGCACACGCATGGATTTGCTACCTCGACTGGGGCTGCTGGAGGCCCTTCTGAGCGCGGAGTTTACCCAATAAACCCGCGCCCGCCAGTCACCTTCGCCCTTGTTTGGCGGGCCTTTCCTGCTGAAAGCTTGGTGAAAGGTTAAGTCTTTACAGTCTTGTTACGGACAGTTCCAAGCGCAAGATCCTACGCATTGCAACTGCTTCCAGAATAGTAATACCTCGAGAGACGCCACGATGCGTTTCCATCAAGAATAAGAACAATAACGGAGTCCGACAGCATGCTGTCCCCAAAGCCTCAGGCCTGCCTACCTGGCCCGCTTTTCCCTACCGCTCCCCCCCTTTGCGCCAGCGCAACTACCCTGGCCGCTTCCACGCATCCCGCCAACGCCAGCGCGTACCCGCCGGCACGCCGCTGCGTGGCCCCATGGACATCGAACACCCCATAACAACAACTCCCGTGGAGAGAACAATGGACCTGTCACTACGTAAAATCGCCCTCGCCGCCAGCCTTGCCCTGCTGGCCGGCCAGACCTTCGCCGCCGAGCCCAAGCGCCCGGAATGCATCGCCCCGGCCTCCCCCGGCGGTGGCTTCGACCTGACCTGCAAACTGGCGCAAAGCGCCCTGGTCAACGAAAAAGTCCTGAGCAAGCCAATGCGCGTGACCTACATGCCCGGTGGCGTCGGCGCCGTGGCCTACAACGCGGTGGTCGCCCAGCGCCCGGCCGATGCCGGGACCCTGGTGGCCTGGTCCAGCGGCTCGCTGCTGAACCTGGCCCAGGGCAAGTTCGGTCGCTTCGATGAAAGCGCAGTCCGCTGGCTGGCAGCGGTCGGCACCAGCTACGGCGCCATCGCGGTGAAAAGCGATTCGCCGTACAAGAGCCTCGACGACCTGGTCAAGGCTCTGAAAAAAGACCCGGGCAGCGTGGTGATCGGCTCCGGCGGCACCGTCGGCAGCCAGGACTGGATGCAGACCGCGCTGATCGCCAAGGCTGCCGGGATCAACCCGCGCGACCTGCGCTACGTGGCCCTCGAAGGCGGCGGCGAAATCGCCACGGCCCTGCTCGGCGGGCACATCCAGGTCGGCAGTACCGATATCTCCGACTCCATGCCGCATATTCTCAGCGGTGACATGCGCCTGCTCGCGGTGTTCTCCGAACAGCGCCTGGACGAGCCGGAAATGAAAAACATCCCTACCGCTCGCGAGCAGGGCTACGACATCGTCTGGCCAGTGGTGCGCGGTTTCTACCTGGGGCCGAAGGTCAGCGACGAAGACTACGCCTGGTGGAAAAACGCCTTCGACAAGCTGCTGACCTCCGACGAGTTCGCCAAGCTGCGCGACCAGCGTGAACTCTTCCCGTTCGCCATGACCGGCCCGGAGCTGGACAGCTACGTGAAGAAGCAAGTCGCCGACTACAAAGTGCTGGCCAAGGAATTCGGCCTGATCCAGTGACCACCGTCCTCTAGTCGCGGCCACACCCTGCTGCATGGCGGGGTGTGGCCCAGGAGTCGCTCATGCTCTTGCAACGTCTCTTTGCCTCCGTGCTGCTGCTGGCCTGTGCCGGCCTGGCGCTGATGGCCTGGCCCTATCAGGCCGCCTTTTCCTACGAGCCGGTCGGGCCGCGTGCCTACCCGCTGCTGATGCTCGGTCTGATGAGTCTGGCCCTGCTGTACATGCTGTTTCGCCCGGCGCCGATCAAGCACAGCGACGACGAGCCGCCGCTGGACCGCGAAACCCTGACCAAGATCGCGATCTGCACCGGCCTGCTGCTGGTGTTCGCCGGGACCTTCGAACCCTTGGGCTTCATCCTCAGCAGCATTCTGATCGGTGTGCCGATGGCGCGCCTGTATGGCGGCCGCTGGCTGCCCAGCGTGGTGATCATCAGCCTGATGAGCGTCGGCCTTTATCTGCTGTTCGATAAGGCCATGGACGTACCGCTGCCCCTCGGACTGCTCGACGTTCTGGAGAACTGACATGGATACTTTCAGCTACCTGGGCCAGGGCTTCGGCGTCGCGCTCAGTCCCTACAACCTGGTCACCGCCCTCTGCGGCACCCTGATCGGCACCGTCGTCGGCCTGCTGCCGGGCCTGGGCCCGATCAACGGCGTTGCGCTGCTGATCCCGATCGCCTTCGCCCTCGGCCTGCCGCCGGAGTCGGCGCTGATCCTGCTGGCAGCGGTGTACCTCGGGTGCGAGTACGGCGGACGGATCAGTTCGATCCTGCTCAACATCCCCGGTGAAGCCTCCACCGTGATGACCACCCTCGACGGCTACCCGATGGCTCGCCAGGGCCTGGCCGGCGTTGCCCTCTCGCTGTCGGCCTGGAGTTCGTTCATCGGTGCCTTCATCGCCACCTGCGGCATGGTGTTGTTCGCCCCGCTGCTGGCGAAATGGGCGATCGCCTTCGGCCCGGCGGAATACTTCGTGCTGATGGTGTTCGCCATCGTCTGCCTCGGCGGCATGGCCGGTGACCGCCCGCTCAAAACCTTCATCGCGGCGCTGATCGGGCTGTTCCTGTCGAGTGTCGGGATCGACGCCAACAGTGGCGTGTACCGGTTCACCGGCGACAACATCCACCTGACCGACGGCATCCAGTTCGTCGTGCTGGTGCTGGGCCTGTTCTCCATCAGTGAAATCCTCCTGCTGCTGGAAAAGACCCACCATGGTCAGGAAGCGGTGAAGGCCACCGGACGGATGATGTTCAACTTCAAGGAAGCGGCGTCGGTGTTCGTGGTGAACATCCGTTGCGGCCTGCTGGGTTTCATCATGGGCGTACTGCCCGGTGCCGGCGCAACCCTGGCCAGCGCCGTGGCCTATATGGCCGAGAAACGCATGGCCGGTAATAGCGGCACCTTCGGCCAGGGCGACAAGCGCGGCCTGGCGGCACCGGAAACCGCGATCGGCGCCTCGGCCTGTGGCGCGCTGGTGCCGATGCTGACCCTCGGCGTACCCGGCTCGGGCACCACCGCGGTGATGATCGGCGCCCTGTCGCTGTACAACATCACCCCTGGCCCACTGCTGTTCCAACAGCAGCCGGATATCGTCTGGGGCCTGATCGCCTCGCTGTTCATCGCCAACATCATGCTGGTGATCCTGAACATCCCGATGATCCGCATCTTCACCCGCATCCTCTCGGTGCCGAACTGGGCGCTGGTGCCGGTGATCGCCATCATCACCGCGATCGGGGTCTACGCGGTGCACGCCACCACCTTCGACCTGTTCCTGATGATCGGCATCGGCATCTTCGGCTACATCCTGCGCAAGCTCGACTTCCCGCTGTCGCCGGTACTGCTGGGCTTTATCCTCGGCGGGCTGATGGAGTCGAACCTGCGTCGGGCGCTGTCGATTTCCAACGGTGCACTGGAGATCCTCTGGGCCAGCCCGATCAGCATGGGTGTCTGGGTGCTGACCGTGTTCATGCTGGCCATGCCGTTGCTGCGCATCTGGCGCAAGCGTGCCGCCCAACGGCGTGCGCTGGCCAATGCCTGACACCGGTTGGCGTGGTTGGTGGGGAACACCGCTGGTCGGTCTGGCTGGCGGTTACCTCGCCAGCCAGGTCGGCTGGCCGCTGCCGTGGATGGTCGGCTCGTTGCTGGCGATCATCCTGGTGCGTTGCCTGACCCCCTGGCAACTGGCGGAGATTCCCGGTGGACGCAAGACCGGCCAGTGGGTGGTCGGCATCGGTATCGGCCTGCACTTCACGCCACTGGTGATGGAACAGGTGCTGGCGCATTTCGGCCTGATCCTGTTCGGCGCGCTGGTCACCAGCCTCTCCAGCGTCTTCGGCGTGTGGCTGCTACGGCGCACCGGTGAAGATCGCGCCACGGCATTCTTTTCCAGTATGCCGGGCGGCTCCGGCGAAATGGTCAACCTCGGTGCCCGTAACGGCGCGGTGCTCAGCCGGGTCGCCGCCGGGCAGAGCCTGCGGGTACTGGTGGTGGTGCTCTGTGTGCCGGCCGCGTTCAAGTACCTGCTCGGCGACGGCGTGCCGCTGAACGGCGCAAGCGTCGTCGACTGGCACTGGCTGGCCGTGTTGTTTCCTCTCGGTGCCCTGCTCGCCTGGCTCTGGCAGCGCCTGCGCCAACCCAACCCGTGGTTGTTCGGCCCCTTGCTGCTGAGCGCGACGGTGAGCATCGCCTGGGACCTGCATATCGGCCTGCCCAACGGTGGCAGCCAGATCGGCCAGTGGCTGATCGGCAGTGGCCTGGGTTGTCATTTCAATCGTGAATTCTTCCGCAGGGCGCCTTCGTTCATGGGCCGAACCCTGCTCGGCACGGCACTGACCATGCTGATCGCCAGCCTGTCGGCCTGGGCCTTGAGCGCCCTGACCCACCTCGACCTGCGTTCGCTGACCCTGGGCATGATGCCCGGTGGCATCGCGGAAATGAGCCTGACCGCCGAGACCCTGCAACTGTCGGTGCCCCTGGTGACGGCCATGCAGGTGATGCGGTTGTTGTTCGTGTTGTTTCTGGCAGAGCCGTTGTTTCGGCGTTGGAACCGGCCTGCCTGAGAGTCGGCCTGGCTTGCGGGTCGCGCAACCCTTTCCTTGCCGATCAATACCGGATCATCGGCAAGGAAAACGTTTCAGGAAAACCGCCCGTGCACATCGTTAAAGCGCCTGATTTTTGCGTTGGTCAGTAGGTCAATTGAAACAAAAGTACCTCCGACCGAGGACTCAAATTAACACGGTAAAACAGATTCACCCGATCAAGACCCGGGTCATCGGTAAGATCTTCATTATCAAGCAAGATGGTCACCTTGCCATTTGAAACATCAGACGCTGAAACGATATGGGTCATCTCGTAAATGACGAAAAGCCGGTCCATGACCAGCACAATGGAATCACCCACCTTGATATCGTCATACCTCACCTCTGCCGTGGCAGGCTTGCCATCAAGGCCAGTAACGTAAAGCACGCCATTTTTAACCTCAACGACATGAGGTGCCGGCAGGCTGACTTTGAGAACTTTTTTTGATCCAGACATGATTGCAACTCCCTTAATAAGGACAGATATAAGAAACGTCGACAGGAGCAGAGTTGTTCTGCCCTATCGTCATTTCCCCTGATTATCCAAACAAGATTCCAACACTCGGGATACTGTCAATTCTGACAGTCCCGACGAAAGGCCCCGGGTGACCCGGGGCCACGTGATTCAACCTGACAGTCCCAGTTCCCTGACGCGGACATTGTCCACCGCGTAGTCATTGCCCAGCCCGGTCGCAACATGGTTGTAGAGTTGCAGACGCATGGTGGTAGCGGTTGCGGTAAACACGCCTTTCATGGTCTGCCAGTGCTCCTGGGAAATCGTCACTGGTCCCACCAGGGTTCTACCTTCGACCAATAGGGATACCATCGGCGCGCTCGGCACATTGTTCACCCGCCTGATGTAAATGCTGAACTCATAACGCATGCCCGGCTCAAGGCCACGGTAGTCCCGATACAAAAACACACCATTGGATCGGTCCGTATACGTCCAGTTGTATAGAAACCAGTTCCCGTCTTCATGCTTGATGACCAGATCACGAGGATCAGCGGCCGCCGGCCCTTTTTGCCAACCATTCCAGTTATTGTTGTCGAACGTGGTCAGGTCGTCGAATGGCAGGCGTACCGTCAGCGTCAATACCGGGAACACCACCGCCTCACTTTCATGAGTACTGCCATCGGCCGTGACCTTGCAGGTAAACCTGAGGGTGCTGACGTTTTGCAGCCTATCAAGCTGGGAGCGCAGCAAGGGCTCGTTCAGCCCATGGAGCACATGGGCTGCTGTCACCACCAAACCCTGCAATATTTTGAGGGTATACGGCAGGCCGTCCTTCCCAGTCCCGACACCAGACAACCAGACCCGTTGCCCCGGCAGGATGAACCACCATCGCTCCACGGTGACCGAGGCGTTTCCGGTAAAGGTACGCAGGTCCAGAAGGTCCTTGATAGCCTGCGGCACGACGGGGATCGGCAAGCGCACCGGCATGCTGATCTGCAGGTTGAGATCCGCGGAAGTCGCGACCTTGCAGCTACCGGTAACCGTATAGTTGATCGGCACCGTCTTGCCGATACCATGGATCACCGCCTCGCGCGGGATATGAAAATCGACATGTCCCGGATCGCTGTTACCGGGTTTCGGCGCCAGCGGCAAACAACCTCCGACCTCGAGTTTCCAGCACGGCTGAATGCTCTGCCGGGCACTGATCGCGTCGTATTCCACACGCAGTGTCACGCCGTCCCGGCCGTTGTACACGGTCAGCAGCGAGCCGACGGCTTCACGGACCGTGGGCGCCTTCAACACCCAGTCCTCCTGGGTGATCTCCAGCGTCAGGGTCGGGAACAGCGTGGCCGTGGGCTTATCGGCAACGCCGTTGAAATTCACCGCAAAGTGCACCTCGAACCGGCTGCAGTCAGCCAGCTTTTGCAACTGGGCACGCGGTAGCCAGGTACTTACGCCCTGCTCCAGCCACTCGGCATCGAGCGGCTCGCCTTCAAGCACCTGGAAGCTGTAGCCGATGCCATCCTCCTGCTCACCGGTCACCCACAGCCAGCAAGGTTGCTCAAGCGCCCGATAGTCCCAGGGTTCCACCAGGCAATTGGCATCCCCGGAAAAGGTATTGAGATCCAGTGTGTCGGCAGTGGCCTGCTCCACTACCGGTCGCGGTAGTTGGCTGATATCGAGCACGCTCACCGGGCGCGTTGGCGATTCCCAGAAGACGCCCGAGCTTTGCGTCACGCTGTAGGACACCGTCACCGTCTGACGAAAATTCGCACTGATGGCCGAGGGCGGTACCCGGAACTCAAGCGACGTTTCCCCCTCCACCACCTCACGACACTCGAGTGATGGCGAACCGGCCCCAGGCGTGCCGGCCCAGGCGGGGCAGACCCAATCACCGGCGCTCATGCCGTCATACGCCACCTGAATAGTCGCGCCGTGCGTGGTGTTGAGCGGATTGAGCAACCACCCCTCGGTCTCGTCCTGTGTCGACTCACGAACAACAGGCGGCGG from Pseudomonas asplenii harbors:
- a CDS encoding carbohydrate binding domain-containing protein, with the translated sequence MKDQPLAELDLPQATLLDAVGGDLDCLQVPLDGTPVEVSYPGMLPTDLIRFCWPGLPEKETFAPIEPVYGNTDEVVHFTVPYDYVGYYLDTYAHFFYTVTRDEETFESRGANVRITRPNTFPPLDLLPLIDETLFLSALVDDHFTLEMAPWPFITSACRVTIWAHVEEPEGERTNFRLLAQEPVTEDDIRFGWKRSFSSDVYAQSPSGSRLFFDLFASFGGHTHTIQFRPGIAFVILNKDPLPVPRVTQAHQGELDIRTFDGDAEYTVAPWPFIQAGQKVWLQAVGTRRDGSLLDFTLMQGEAVTDSEVQKGLSRLLPREDLEQLADSSLLTVTCKIDRGDGGTIALAPLELTLRVPIRLVLPPPVVRESTQDETEGWLLNPLNTTHGATIQVAYDGMSAGDWVCPAWAGTPGAGSPSLECREVVEGETSLEFRVPPSAISANFRQTVTVSYSVTQSSGVFWESPTRPVSVLDISQLPRPVVEQATADTLDLNTFSGDANCLVEPWDYRALEQPCWLWVTGEQEDGIGYSFQVLEGEPLDAEWLEQGVSTWLPRAQLQKLADCSRFEVHFAVNFNGVADKPTATLFPTLTLEITQEDWVLKAPTVREAVGSLLTVYNGRDGVTLRVEYDAISARQSIQPCWKLEVGGCLPLAPKPGNSDPGHVDFHIPREAVIHGIGKTVPINYTVTGSCKVATSADLNLQISMPVRLPIPVVPQAIKDLLDLRTFTGNASVTVERWWFILPGQRVWLSGVGTGKDGLPYTLKILQGLVVTAAHVLHGLNEPLLRSQLDRLQNVSTLRFTCKVTADGSTHESEAVVFPVLTLTVRLPFDDLTTFDNNNWNGWQKGPAAADPRDLVIKHEDGNWFLYNWTYTDRSNGVFLYRDYRGLEPGMRYEFSIYIRRVNNVPSAPMVSLLVEGRTLVGPVTISQEHWQTMKGVFTATATTMRLQLYNHVATGLGNDYAVDNVRVRELGLSG